The Chelonoidis abingdonii isolate Lonesome George chromosome 21, CheloAbing_2.0, whole genome shotgun sequence genome contains a region encoding:
- the TMUB2 gene encoding transmembrane and ubiquitin-like domain-containing protein 2, with the protein MEPPGMTIIEGVGDEVTVVTGVVVLVLGLVLAWLSTYVADGSNQLLGTIVTTGESSVIHLSHVERYVGNSVTSEPTEPQGSADSAEEKAEEEGGAASNLGSAVEQGGNGSTSESSLDHLLNIQGLPKRTSSNESSALEQLGQESQGTLQMSHIREESEPGSGLIKVRLKFLNDTEEVAMVRPEDTVGVLKSKSFPGRENQMKFIYQGQLLQDQARTLRSLNIMDNCVIHCHLSQTTSSPLPDSGVTPAEAAGVTVNIGNLMLPVFVVMLAVIWYCRINYRQFFTAPATVSLVGVTVFFSFLVFGMYGR; encoded by the exons ATGGAGCCCCCTGGCATGACCATCATTGAAGGTGTGGGGGATGAAGTAACAGTGGTGACTGGCGTGGTGGTTcttgtcctgggtctggttctggcGTGGCTTTCCACTTACGTAGCAGATGGCAGCAACCAGCTTTTGGGAACTATTGTCACCACGGGTGAATCCTCGGTGATCCATCTCAGCCATGTCGAACGGTACGTGGGGAATTCAGTAACGTCAGAGCCTACTGAGCCCCAGGGGTCCGCTGATAGTGCAGAAGAAAAAGCCGAAGAGGAAGGGGGTGCTGCATCCAACTTGGGCTCTGCAGTTGAGCAGGGGGGCAATGGCAGCACCTCTGAGTCCAGCCTCGACCATCTGCTGAACATACAAGGCTTGCCCAAAAGGACCTCATCCAACGAGTCCAGTGCCCTCGAACAGCTGGGTCAAGAGAGCCAAGGAACCTTGCAAATGTCACACATCAGGGAGGAGAGTGAACCAGGCTCTGGGCTCATCAAAGTGCGTCTCAAGTTCCTCAATGACACGGAAGAGGTGGCCATGGTGAGACCGGAGGACACTGTGGGTGTTCTCAAGAG CAAATCTTTCCCAGGACGAGAAAATCAGATGAAGTTTATCTATCAGGGCCAGCTACTCCAGGACCAGGCACGGACCCTCCGCTCCCTCAATATCATGGACAACTGTGTGATCCATTGCCACTTGTCACAGACCACCAGCTCCCCCCTTCCTGACTCTGGGGTCAccccagcagaagcagcaggggtCACAGTGAACATAGGGAATCTAATGCTCCCTGTTTTCGTGGTAATGCTGGCTGTGATCTGGTACTGCCGCATCAACTACCGCCAATTCTTCACTGCGCCGGCCACGGTCTCCTTGGTTGGGGTGACTGTCTTCTTCAGTTTCCTGGTTTTTGGGATGTACGGCCGATAA